From one Streptomyces chromofuscus genomic stretch:
- a CDS encoding 4-hydroxybenzoate 3-monooxygenase: MRTTVGIIGAGPAGLLLARLLHNAGIDSVVLESRDRAYVEQRQRAGILEQGTVDVLRAAGAGARMDREGLRHDGIELRFADQRHRVDFPELTGGRSVMVYAQTEVCKDLIALQLKEGGPLLFEAEALAVEDADTERPRVRFRHEGTEGVLECDYVVGCDGFWGVARKAVPASLSRVFERTYPFGWLGILADVPPSHDELVYARHDRGFALLSMRSTSVSRLYLQVPDGTDADEWDDEAVWAELDRRFETADGWRLRRGPITQKSVTPMRSFVHEPMRHGRLFLAGDAAHIVPPTGAKGLNLAVGDVVTFARALVHRKETGSAELLDAYSETCLRRVWQAERFSYDMTTLLHRAPDATPFDDRLQLARLSRIATSRAAETDLAEAYTGFPLH; this comes from the coding sequence ATGCGCACCACCGTCGGCATCATCGGAGCCGGTCCGGCCGGACTGCTGCTCGCGCGGCTCCTGCACAACGCCGGGATCGACTCGGTCGTCCTGGAGAGCCGGGACCGCGCCTACGTCGAACAGCGGCAACGGGCCGGGATCCTCGAGCAGGGGACGGTGGACGTGCTGCGGGCGGCCGGGGCCGGCGCGCGGATGGACCGGGAGGGCCTGCGGCACGACGGTATCGAGCTGCGGTTCGCCGACCAGCGCCATCGCGTCGACTTCCCCGAACTCACCGGCGGCAGGTCCGTGATGGTCTACGCCCAGACCGAGGTCTGCAAGGACCTCATCGCCCTGCAGCTGAAGGAGGGCGGACCGCTGCTGTTCGAGGCGGAGGCGCTGGCCGTGGAGGACGCGGACACCGAGCGCCCGCGCGTCCGGTTCCGGCACGAGGGGACCGAGGGCGTCCTGGAGTGCGACTACGTCGTCGGATGCGACGGCTTCTGGGGCGTCGCCCGCAAGGCGGTGCCGGCCTCGCTGTCCCGTGTCTTCGAACGGACGTATCCGTTCGGGTGGCTCGGCATCCTGGCCGACGTACCACCCTCGCACGACGAGCTGGTCTATGCCCGGCACGACCGCGGCTTCGCCCTGCTGTCCATGCGCTCGACGTCCGTGTCCCGCCTCTACCTGCAGGTGCCGGACGGCACGGACGCCGACGAGTGGGACGACGAGGCCGTCTGGGCGGAGCTGGACCGCCGGTTCGAGACCGCGGACGGATGGCGGCTGCGGCGCGGGCCCATCACCCAGAAGTCGGTCACGCCGATGAGGTCCTTCGTGCACGAGCCGATGCGGCACGGGCGGCTCTTCCTCGCCGGTGACGCCGCGCACATCGTGCCGCCGACTGGGGCCAAGGGCCTCAACCTGGCCGTCGGGGACGTCGTGACCTTCGCCCGGGCCCTGGTGCACCGGAAGGAGACGGGGTCGGCCGAGCTGCTCGACGCCTACTCGGAGACCTGCCTGCGCCGCGTCTGGCAGGCCGAGCGGTTCTCGTACGACATGACGACCCTCCTGCACCGGGCCCCCGACGCCACTCCCTTCGACGACCGGCTCCAGCTCGCCCGGCTGTCACGGATCGCGACCTCGCGGGCGGCGGAGACCGACCTCGCCGAGGCGTACACCGGGTTCCCCCTGCACTGA
- a CDS encoding ABC transporter ATP-binding protein: MTTTPVAGRTTAVAARATDLSKIYGQGETQVVALDRVSVDFRQAEFTAIMGPSGSGKSTLMHCVAGLDTFSSGSVRIGDTELGALKDKQLTRLRRDKIGFIFQAYNLLPTLTALENITLPMDIAGRKPDKQWLDTVIQMVGLSSRLSHRPSQLSGGQQQRVAVARALASRPEIVFGDEPTGNLDSRSGAEVLGFLRNSVRELGQTVVMVTHDPVAAAYADRVVFLADGRIVDEVYGPTADSVLDRMKQFDAKHRTS; this comes from the coding sequence GTGACCACCACACCCGTCGCCGGCCGGACCACCGCCGTGGCCGCGCGCGCCACGGATCTGTCGAAGATCTACGGACAGGGCGAGACCCAGGTGGTCGCCCTGGACCGGGTCTCCGTCGACTTCCGGCAGGCCGAGTTCACCGCGATCATGGGCCCGTCCGGCTCCGGCAAGTCCACGCTGATGCACTGCGTCGCCGGCCTGGACACCTTCTCCTCCGGTTCGGTGCGCATCGGCGACACCGAGCTGGGCGCCCTGAAGGACAAGCAGCTGACCCGGTTGCGCCGCGACAAGATCGGCTTCATCTTCCAGGCCTACAACCTGCTGCCCACGTTGACCGCCCTGGAGAACATCACCCTTCCGATGGACATCGCCGGGCGGAAACCGGACAAGCAGTGGCTGGACACCGTGATCCAGATGGTGGGCCTGTCCAGCCGGCTCAGCCACCGCCCGTCCCAGCTCTCCGGCGGCCAGCAGCAGCGCGTCGCCGTCGCCCGCGCCCTGGCCTCCCGCCCCGAGATCGTCTTCGGCGACGAGCCCACCGGGAACCTCGACTCCCGCTCCGGCGCCGAGGTCCTGGGCTTCCTGCGCAACTCCGTGCGCGAGCTGGGCCAGACGGTGGTCATGGTGACCCACGACCCCGTGGCGGCGGCGTACGCCGACCGGGTCGTCTTCCTCGCCGACGGCCGGATCGTGGACGAGGTGTACGGGCCGACCGCGGACTCGGTCCTCGACCGCATGAAGCAGTTCGACGCCAAGCACCGCACGAGCTGA
- a CDS encoding ABC transporter permease, whose translation MFRTALRNVLAHKARLLMTVLAVMLGVAFVSGTLVFTNTISEAYQSKAAKGFDQVDVAVTPKFQDAEGDRVGKRHDLTDALLDRSAQVPGAASAIGVVQGFTAVAGKDGKLVGDGFGTRGANYWGTKDPRYPLVDGRAPKGEGEILIDAETARRTGYEVGDTVRLSVNGPVLTPEITGVFTTDDGNVAAGGSLALFDTATAQALFGKAGTYDEIDVKAKAGVTQAALKAQLDKALPKGSVETTTGRRLADDQAEVIASSMSGLKQGLLVFAGISLFVGTFIIANTFTMLVAQRTRELALLRAVGASRRQVTRSVLIEAVVVGTIAAVVGLVAGVGIGIGLRSLMGSLDAPVPDGPLVITPGTVAAALAVGILVTVLAAWLPGRRAAKIPPVAAMSSLHAKATTKSLVLRNTLGALFSAAGVAVVLVATTMGGTDGQAPMGFGAVLLIIGVFILTPLLSRPLIAAATPVLRVFGVSGKLARQNSVRNPRRTAATASALMIGLTLITGMTVMASSLQKSIDKMASAAIEADYVVSMANYHPLSPDVAEKLRRVDGVTATSPLRNAPSRIGGETEYLTGVTGSAIGELTELELVDGSFTVGGTDVVVDDVTAEDHGWKAGSGFTVAYEDGEKQRLTVTGVYQGNEMIRGIMLDTATLAPHQTGPADMQVMVKTADGASEAAKDRLEKALGSNPAIKVQDKQDISNEIAQSFTLVLNMLYGLLAMAVIVAVLGVINTLAMSVFERSQEIGMLRAIGLDRGSVKRMVRLESLVISLFGGVLGVGLGVFFGWAAGELLGSRMATYELVLPWARLALFLLLAATVGVLAALWPARRAARLNTLAAITSE comes from the coding sequence ATGTTCCGCACCGCCTTGCGCAACGTACTCGCGCACAAGGCCCGGCTCCTGATGACCGTGCTCGCCGTGATGCTCGGCGTGGCGTTCGTGTCGGGGACGCTGGTCTTCACCAACACCATCTCCGAGGCCTACCAGAGCAAGGCCGCCAAGGGCTTCGACCAGGTCGACGTCGCTGTCACGCCGAAGTTCCAGGACGCCGAGGGCGACCGGGTCGGCAAGCGGCACGACCTGACCGACGCCCTGCTCGACCGCAGCGCCCAGGTGCCCGGCGCGGCCTCCGCGATCGGCGTCGTGCAGGGCTTCACCGCCGTCGCCGGCAAGGACGGCAAGCTGGTCGGCGACGGCTTCGGCACCCGGGGCGCCAACTACTGGGGCACGAAGGACCCCCGGTACCCGCTGGTCGACGGCCGCGCCCCGAAGGGCGAGGGCGAGATCCTCATCGACGCCGAGACCGCGCGGCGCACCGGCTACGAGGTCGGCGACACCGTGCGGCTGTCGGTGAACGGCCCGGTCCTCACCCCCGAGATCACCGGCGTCTTCACCACCGACGACGGCAACGTCGCGGCCGGCGGCAGCCTGGCCCTGTTCGACACGGCGACCGCGCAGGCACTGTTCGGCAAGGCGGGCACCTACGACGAGATCGACGTCAAGGCGAAGGCCGGCGTCACCCAGGCGGCACTCAAGGCCCAGCTGGACAAGGCACTGCCGAAGGGCTCCGTGGAGACCACGACCGGCAGGCGGCTCGCCGACGACCAGGCCGAGGTGATCGCCTCCTCCATGAGCGGGCTGAAGCAGGGCCTGCTGGTGTTCGCCGGCATCTCGCTGTTCGTCGGCACGTTCATCATCGCCAACACCTTCACCATGCTCGTCGCCCAGCGCACCCGGGAACTGGCGCTGCTGCGGGCGGTCGGCGCCTCCCGCAGGCAGGTGACCCGGTCCGTGCTGATCGAGGCCGTCGTGGTCGGCACGATCGCCGCGGTGGTCGGTCTGGTCGCCGGCGTCGGCATCGGCATCGGGCTGCGCTCCCTGATGGGCAGCCTCGACGCTCCCGTGCCGGACGGCCCGCTCGTGATCACGCCGGGCACGGTGGCCGCGGCCCTCGCCGTCGGCATCCTGGTGACGGTGCTGGCGGCGTGGCTCCCGGGCCGCCGCGCGGCGAAGATCCCGCCGGTGGCGGCGATGAGCAGCCTGCACGCCAAGGCGACGACCAAGTCGCTGGTGCTGCGCAACACGCTGGGCGCGCTGTTCTCGGCGGCCGGCGTCGCGGTGGTCCTCGTGGCGACGACGATGGGCGGCACGGACGGGCAGGCCCCCATGGGCTTCGGCGCGGTGCTGCTGATCATCGGCGTGTTCATCCTGACGCCGCTGCTGTCCCGGCCGCTGATCGCCGCCGCGACGCCCGTGCTGCGCGTGTTCGGCGTCTCCGGCAAGCTCGCCCGGCAGAACTCGGTGCGCAACCCGCGCCGCACCGCCGCCACCGCGTCGGCGCTGATGATCGGCCTCACGCTGATCACCGGCATGACGGTGATGGCGAGCAGCCTGCAGAAGTCGATCGACAAGATGGCGTCGGCGGCGATCGAGGCCGACTACGTGGTCTCCATGGCGAACTACCACCCGCTCTCCCCGGACGTGGCCGAGAAGCTCCGGCGGGTGGACGGGGTCACCGCCACCAGCCCGCTGCGCAACGCGCCCTCCCGGATCGGCGGCGAGACCGAGTACCTGACCGGCGTCACCGGCTCCGCCATCGGCGAGCTGACCGAACTGGAGCTCGTCGACGGCTCCTTCACGGTGGGCGGCACGGACGTCGTCGTGGACGACGTCACCGCCGAGGACCACGGCTGGAAGGCCGGGTCGGGCTTCACCGTCGCCTATGAGGACGGCGAGAAGCAGCGGCTGACGGTCACCGGGGTGTACCAGGGCAACGAGATGATCCGCGGCATCATGCTGGACACCGCCACCCTCGCCCCGCACCAGACCGGCCCGGCCGACATGCAGGTCATGGTGAAGACGGCCGACGGGGCCTCCGAGGCGGCGAAGGACAGGCTGGAGAAGGCCCTCGGCTCCAACCCGGCGATCAAGGTGCAGGACAAGCAGGACATCTCCAACGAGATCGCGCAGTCGTTCACGCTGGTTCTGAACATGCTCTACGGCCTGCTGGCCATGGCGGTGATCGTGGCCGTCCTCGGTGTCATCAACACCCTGGCGATGTCGGTCTTCGAACGCTCGCAGGAGATCGGCATGCTGCGCGCGATCGGCCTGGACCGCGGGAGCGTCAAACGCATGGTCCGCCTGGAGTCCCTGGTGATCTCCCTGTTCGGCGGGGTGCTGGGCGTCGGCCTTGGCGTGTTCTTCGGTTGGGCGGCGGGCGAGCTGCTGGGCTCCAGGATGGCGACGTACGAGCTGGTCCTGCCGTGGGCCCGGTTGGCGCTCTTCCTGCTGCTGGCGGCGACGGTGGGCGTGCTCGCGGCGCTGTGGCCGGCCCGCCGGGCGGCGCGCCTGAACACGCTCGCGGCGATCACGTCGGAGTAG